One Desulfuromonas thiophila genomic window carries:
- a CDS encoding glycosyltransferase, whose protein sequence is MKVAAPPELALLVPVWNEAVVLPVLFDEVLRQQGVALELVFSDGGSSDASCQLIRHFAVRCPYSCRLVCGARGRAAQLNRAALHSQAAVLLFVHADSRWPDATALCQALAAYRAWRREYPALPLAGRFRLSFDEPGWRYHQLARKAAIAAPGAVLGDQGFMLERSCWQRLGGFAEDWPVLEDAELAQRLGCQGRWFCFEALIQTRACRYRREGYWRRRWRNAMLLLLAASDRPDWLWPWLGSYTTAAVQTAGNGALPSLAQLFSQRAFWCRWGERLAGYGWYPRWLLTGRHPSADCWQPRTPATTTVLALLCWLASALWAFIYWPVRLSGQASPVTKGDTHDNSTTGLSCPGSGPG, encoded by the coding sequence ATGAAGGTTGCTGCGCCGCCCGAACTGGCGCTTTTGGTGCCGGTCTGGAATGAGGCGGTTGTTCTGCCGGTTTTGTTCGATGAGGTGCTGCGCCAGCAGGGGGTGGCACTGGAACTGGTGTTCAGTGATGGCGGTTCCAGCGATGCTAGCTGTCAGCTGATTCGTCATTTTGCCGTCCGTTGTCCCTATTCCTGCCGTCTGGTGTGTGGCGCCCGCGGCCGGGCCGCGCAGCTGAACCGGGCGGCGCTCCACAGTCAGGCCGCCGTGTTGCTCTTTGTGCATGCCGACAGCCGTTGGCCTGATGCCACCGCGCTGTGCCAGGCACTGGCGGCTTATCGCGCGTGGCGGCGGGAGTACCCTGCGCTGCCCCTGGCCGGCCGTTTTCGCCTCAGTTTCGATGAGCCGGGCTGGCGCTATCACCAGCTGGCGCGCAAGGCGGCCATAGCGGCTCCCGGTGCCGTGCTGGGGGATCAGGGGTTCATGCTTGAGCGCTCCTGCTGGCAGCGGCTGGGCGGCTTTGCCGAGGATTGGCCGGTGCTGGAAGATGCCGAGCTGGCCCAGCGGCTCGGTTGTCAGGGCCGCTGGTTCTGTTTTGAGGCTTTAATTCAGACCCGCGCCTGTCGTTACCGTCGCGAAGGTTATTGGCGACGGCGCTGGCGTAATGCCATGCTGCTTTTGCTGGCTGCCAGTGATCGCCCTGACTGGCTCTGGCCCTGGTTGGGCAGTTATACGACTGCTGCGGTGCAGACCGCTGGCAACGGGGCACTTCCATCGCTGGCTCAGCTTTTTTCCCAGAGGGCTTTCTGGTGTCGCTGGGGGGAGCGACTGGCTGGCTATGGCTGGTATCCCCGCTGGCTGCTGACCGGTCGGCACCCCAGCGCCGATTGCTGGCAACCGCGGACACCGGCCACCACCACGGTGCTGGCTCTGCTGTGCTGGTTGGCCAGCGCCCTGTGGGCTTTTATCTACTGGCCTGTCCGGCTGTCCGGGCAGGCATCACCTGTAACCAAGGGAGACACCCATGACAACTCAACGACCGGCCTATCATGTCCGGGATCTGGCCCTGGCTGA
- the ahcY gene encoding adenosylhomocysteinase, with the protein MTTQRPAYHVRDLALADWGRKEITIAESEMPGLMAVREEYRGSKPLKGARIAGSLHMTIQTAVLIETLVDLGAEVRWASCNIFSTQDHAAAAIAASGVPVFAYKGETLEEYWEFTKLALSFPDGPNLIVDDGGDATLLVHRGVEREQAFEASGVMPAISSGHEELAIVDRLLNRTLQEDPQYWRRLARNLMGVSEETTTGVHRLYQMARDGKLMFPAFNVNDSVTKSKFDNLYGCRESLIDGIKRATDVMVAGKRCVVLGYGDVGKGCAQAFRGMGALVSVTEIDPICALQACMEGFAVVDMDEACRWGDIFVTTTGNVDVITRSHLDQMKDQAIVCNIGHFDSEIQVDSLIGDSRLKWHEIKPQVDQIEWPDGKRITLLAKGRLVNLGCATGHPSFVMSNSFANQVLAQMELWQNHARYDKQVYVLPKILDEKVARLHLAKLGAKLTRLTDKQAAYLDLPLDGPYKPEHYRY; encoded by the coding sequence ATGACAACTCAACGACCGGCCTATCATGTCCGGGATCTGGCCCTGGCTGACTGGGGGCGTAAGGAAATCACCATTGCCGAATCGGAAATGCCTGGCCTGATGGCCGTACGTGAAGAGTACCGTGGCAGCAAGCCTCTTAAGGGTGCGCGTATTGCCGGATCATTGCACATGACCATCCAGACGGCGGTATTGATCGAAACCCTGGTCGATCTGGGTGCCGAGGTGCGCTGGGCCAGCTGCAATATTTTTTCCACTCAGGATCATGCCGCTGCCGCCATTGCCGCCAGTGGTGTGCCGGTGTTCGCCTATAAGGGAGAAACCCTCGAAGAGTACTGGGAGTTTACCAAGTTGGCGCTGTCCTTTCCCGACGGGCCGAATCTGATTGTCGACGATGGCGGGGATGCCACCCTGCTGGTGCATCGCGGGGTGGAGCGCGAGCAGGCCTTTGAGGCCTCTGGTGTGATGCCAGCAATCAGCAGCGGCCATGAGGAACTGGCCATTGTCGATCGCCTGCTTAACCGTACCCTGCAGGAGGATCCGCAGTACTGGCGCCGACTGGCGCGCAACCTGATGGGTGTGAGTGAAGAAACCACTACCGGCGTGCATCGCCTGTATCAGATGGCGCGGGATGGCAAGCTGATGTTCCCGGCCTTCAATGTCAACGACAGTGTGACCAAAAGCAAGTTCGACAATCTTTATGGCTGCCGTGAATCCCTTATCGATGGCATCAAGCGGGCGACGGACGTGATGGTGGCTGGCAAGCGCTGTGTTGTGCTCGGTTATGGTGATGTCGGCAAGGGCTGCGCTCAGGCTTTCCGTGGCATGGGGGCGCTGGTAAGTGTGACGGAGATTGATCCCATCTGCGCCCTGCAGGCATGCATGGAAGGTTTCGCTGTCGTGGATATGGACGAGGCCTGCCGCTGGGGTGATATCTTTGTAACCACCACCGGCAATGTCGATGTCATTACCCGTAGTCATCTGGACCAGATGAAGGATCAGGCTATTGTCTGCAATATCGGGCACTTTGACTCGGAAATTCAGGTAGATTCCCTGATTGGCGATTCCCGCCTGAAGTGGCACGAAATCAAGCCGCAGGTTGATCAGATCGAGTGGCCCGACGGTAAACGCATCACCCTGCTGGCCAAAGGCCGGCTGGTCAATCTGGGTTGTGCCACCGGCCACCCCAGCTTTGTCATGAGCAATAGCTTTGCCAATCAGGTGCTGGCGCAGATGGAGCTGTGGCAGAATCATGCCCGTTATGACAAACAGGTTTATGTGCTGCCGAAGATTCTTGACGAAAAGGTGGCGCGGTTGCATCTGGCCAAGCTTGGAGCGAAGCTTACCCGCCTGACCGACAAGCAGGCGGCCTATCTTGACCTGCCGCTGGATGGTCCTTACAAGCCGGAGCATTACCGCTATTAG